One genomic segment of Tubulanus polymorphus chromosome 4, tnTubPoly1.2, whole genome shotgun sequence includes these proteins:
- the LOC141903341 gene encoding uncharacterized protein LOC141903341: MRNSSKFNHSGSDDSAMRHSYSLGSGCLDYSPDSPPPSPPPSNMESKWAAVWSPVSGKRLSIQPCRVCGSTKKRLCHRQLRSVTVGQRSNSLSSDDSDDKILNTRMHRSDRDTREDELRRKFNIHEDLKVVLTRVDEFSVPLCKKAFENLLIKSEDSELVDFENFISLPEIGNSLLDMSKSEYSAKLQHENCHVRKTNNSLAGYLDELGDHSVVFDDDNTENDLNLRFQNFLQFQANRCPTDDDEDLLSHVTDDDDDFCASDVDYSLLIDTDDNDDTDDNDDTDDNGDHVVNHEAVDSEQSITCEWAVGSLSSNSESDIWKNKAALEELASCDSLNNTVAEKRLHSSEGIRNGVNESDSMVETFDDNALLPCEEDTWSDTTEILNLDDIEEMQRNTNEQDEIAQESAPEIDMIEEIYSNKNEQEDAPEIDLIVIEEVQQIRNAPEIDFIVIEEVQQNRNAPERDLILIEEAQQIRNAPEIDLIEEIHSKKNEQEDAPEIDLIEEVQQNRNAPEIDFIEEINSKKNEQEDTPEIDLIVIEEVQQNRNAPEIDLILIEEAQQIRNAPEIDLIEEIHSKKNEQEDAPEIDLIEEVQQNRNAPEIDFIEEINSKKNEQEDTPEIDLIVIEEVQQNRNAPEIDLIEEVQQNRNAPEIDFIEEINSKKNEQEDTPEIDLIVIEEVQQNRNAPQIIEIDIEKTVVNEEERRHAADESKLVLNDYRTDEQVDAYAIADENVYTNEVQPQVTYLSSDRIDIQHEVEISSSELDHPYNTVSKTEAISCFDASGEGVISAKALTETDKTVSNWLSIQHGQQNEKLNIFRELLESKITQILVTSDQSRDADAVSNIITTLTNELCKLTSAEDKKILETCLKNDVTSESTEIIEEIITTESSLVGMVLKLSSATRQLFMLYESKYISITGKRLDDDVVVSMMSCIEHVLFTNIANVFANELVVKFLQSIDDHEILNYTSKVWIEDDGCTNDISIHVKIEKPDEDTEANNLNVSIGRGGIHTKLSSEQGSVQIDVANVIVDTCTGIDSSKTDNERTDINMEDVSRIVVNLENMPSSQNEQTVETTNNLNELGLECSTLHKTLSNSSGYDTTQAKDFAASLQLDGVTSDINTCVNKENQPECKDLKLSEVDENELTASTIDQNMSLSSCKSACMNDDCTSTRYPTRRVVDYDSSASIKNRMLKRRKEIYRDAILSDVISTRVDLIESLQLYVPDQSRSPMKGTLEFLKYGDAAVSDGTSGLTFSVSNENSSSITFPSSELVDDNLTVFYESETDPAPETVLFESSWKNRKYNSQNESENIETLKRKLSFDTENENGKRMRQNELVVRPMSSTVDDDFDVAPSMVLPIKLRLIGGNQYYIVSPIKKKRKIKNRAMSDREISNLENLIDEVVRRYSVDSTETLLCSHTNDPPVLIDETIITSHKSSTSSSKAESIAPQQKSPVVTQSMCAVPDEATLQRDSSIATGNLRQDSAASQFVSPHVDEATLQRDSSIVTDNLRQDSAASQCVSSPVDEATLQRDSSIVTGNLRQDSAASQCVSPPVNEATLQRDSSIATDNLHQDSAARQCVSSPDELTLQLVAPVTHSSIIQPENLAASSKQDSISTYQQNSIVNVPADSTEHRGSRGCNHASTTTKPTLLWNTLNTSTSEESQSCEDLSSSWSIHSAHREFQRALSRGSDVDNRQPIQNMNICDESTMISTEDDANNNITRIIDSSLIDKVIDKWFSIINASPAELRNRNVDGLFPKKASPVEFRNQNVDGLFPKKASPAELGNRNVDGLIPKKASPAEFRNRNVDGLFPKKPVGTKSHHNKRIETSIDRTSSTHEGEPIEIKTSEVLAGVPASTDRGEPIDLRIGVRQDGSTFQEEALNLSFTGEKTLHNIPIDLSRKHSRSDDSGIPSKTIRLDVSVQTELDKKSNAETQTSPTLTREISTQSITTRQSSQSLQLPLYKPIKLQNCSNSRAKRLQNQPNYNLFKLKPPPSVNSSYHIYPTHRHRNPTTNYRDLNFFRPPLPFGYPNRVNNVYPPRTPRAHLMARNDILYSSSFSGLHGIQRNAL; encoded by the exons atgagaaattcatctaaaTTCAACCATTCTGGATCTGATGACAGTGCTATGCGTCATTCATACTCACTTGGTTCGGGATGTCTCGACTATTCTCCTGATAGCCCACCCCCGAGTCCCCCGCCTTCAAACATGGAAAGTAAGTGGGCAGCGGTTTGGTCACCAGTGTCGGGAAAGAGACTTTCGATACAACCTTGCCGAGTTTGTGGATCCACGAAAAAACGTCTTTGCCACAGACAACTTCGGTCCGTGACTGTTGGTCAAAGATCGAACAGTTTAAGTAGTG ATGATTCCGATGATAAGATATTGAATACCAGAATGCATCGATCTGATAGAGATACCCGCGAGGATGAACTCagacgaaaattcaatattcacgAAGATCTGAAGGTTGTATTAACTCGCGTTGATGAATTCAGTGTTCCACTGTGCAAAAAGGCGTTTGAAAATCTACTTATCAAATCAGAGGATTCAGAACTAGtcgattttgaaaactttataTCTCTGCCTGAAATTGGTAATTCGTTATTGGACATGTCGAAATCCGAATATTCTGCTAAACTGCAGCACGAAAATTGTCATGTGAGAAAGACAAATAACTCACTGGCGGGTTACTTAGATGAGCTTGGAGATCACAGTGTtgtttttgatgatgataatactGAAAATGATCTGAATTTAAGATTTCAAAACTTTCTACAATTTCAAGCGAATAGGTGTccaactgatgatgatgaggactTATTATCACatgtaactgatgatgatgatgatttctgCGCTAGTGATGTTGATTATTCGTTACTCATAGATACTGATGACAACGATGATACTGATGACAACGATGACACTGATGATAATGGTGATCATGTAGTGAATCATGAAGCAGTGGACAGTGAACAATCTATTACTTGTGAGTGGGCTGTGGGTAGTCTGAGTTCGAACTCTGAGAGtgatatttggaaaaacaaagcTGCCCTTGAGGAATTAGCTTCATGTGACAGTTTGAATAATACTGTTGCTGAAAAAAGACTTCATAGTTCTGAGGGTATTCGCAATGGAGTTAATGAAAGTGACTCGATGGTAGAAACGTTTGATGATAATGCTTTGCTTCCCTGTGAAGAAGATACTTGGAGCGATACTACTGAAATTCTGAATTTGGATGATATTGAGGAGATGCAAAGGAACACGAATGAGCAAGATGAAATTGCTCAAGAATCTGCTCCTGAGATTGACATGATTGAGGAGATTTATAGTAATAAGAATGAACAGGAAGACGCTCCCgagattgatttgattgttaTCGAAGAGGTTCAGCAAATTAGGAATGCTCCTGAGATCGATTTTATTGTGATTGAGGAGGTTCAGCAAAATAGGAATGCTCCTGAGcgtgatttgattttaattgaagAGGCTCAGCAAATTAGGAATGCTCCTGAGATCGATTTGATAGAAGAGATTCATAGCAAAAAGAATGAACAAGAAGATGCTCCCGAGATTGATTTGATCGAGGAGGTTCAGCAAAATAGGAATGCTCCTGAGATTGATTTCATAGAGGAAATTAATAGTAAAAAGAATGAACAAGAAGACACTCCtgagattgatttgattgtgaTTGAGGAGGTTCAGCAAAATAGGAATGCTCCtgagattgatttgattttaattgaagAGGCTCAGCAAATTAGGAATGCTCCTGAGATCGATTTGATAGAAGAGATTCATAGCAAAAAGAATGAACAAGAAGATGCTCCCGAGATTGATTTGATCGAGGAGGTTCAGCAAAATAGGAATGCTCCTGAGATTGATTTCATAGAGGAAATTAATAGTAAAAAGAATGAACAAGAAGACACTCCtgagattgatttgattgtgaTTGAGGAGGTTCAGCAAAATAGGAATGCTCCTGAGATTGATTTGATCGAGGAGGTTCAGCAAAATAGGAATGCTCCTGAGATTGATTTCATAGAGGAAATTAATAGTAAAAAGAATGAACAAGAAGACACTCCtgagattgatttgattgtgaTTGAGGAGGTTCAGCAGAATAGGAATGCTCCTCAGATTATCGAGATAGATATAGAGAAGACTGTGGTTAATGAAGAAGAGAGGCGCCATGCCGCTGATGAAAGCAAGTTGGTTTTAAATGATTATCGTACTGATGAACAAGTTGATGCTTATGCCATTGCTGATGAAAATGTATATACTAATGAAGTACAACCTCAAGTGACTTATCTTTCATCCGATCGCATTGATATTCAACATGAGGTAGAAATTTCCAGCTCGGAATTAGATCATCCCTACAATACCGTCTCCAAAACAGAAGCAATTAGCTGTTTTGATGCTTCTGGCGAAGGCGTCATATCGGCTAAAGCTTTAACTGAAACGGACAAAACTGTATCTAATTGGCTTAGCATACAACATGGTCagcaaaatgaaaaacttaaCATATTTCGCGAGTTGCTTGAATCAAAGATAACTCAGATTTTAGTGACGTCCGATCAATCGAGGGATGCAGATGCTGTTTCTAATATAATCACTACACTCACTAATGAACTGTGTAAACTCACATCTGCTGAGGATAAGAAAATACTGGAAACATGtctcaaaaatgatgtaaCCTCCGAGTCAACAGAAATCATCGAGGAAATAATAACAACCGAATCGTCATTGGTTGGAATGGTACTCAAATTATCTAGCGCAACACGTCAGTTGTTTATGCTCTACGAATCGAAATATATTTCGATAACTGGCAAACGTCTTGATGATGATGTGGTCGTCTCTATGATGTCTTGTATTGAACATGTCTTATTTACGAATATCGCGAACGTTTTTGCCAACGAACTCGTGGTAAAATTCTTACAAAGCATCGATGATCATGAAATATTGAACTACACTTCAAAAGTTTGGATTGAAGATGATGGGTGTACAAATGACATAAGTATTCATGTTAAAATCGAAAAACCTGATGAAGACACCGAGGCAAATAATTTAAATGTTTCGATAGGAAGAGGAGGCATTCATACGAAGTTGAGCTCGGAACAGGGAAGTGTACAGATTGATGTTGCGAATGTAATTGTCGATACATGTACTGGGATCGATTCATCGAAAACTGACAATGAACGAACTGATATAAACATGGAAGATGTTTCCAGGATTGTTGTAAACCTTGAAAATATGCCTAGTAGTCAAAATGAGCAAACTGTAGAAACTACGAACAATCTGAATGAATTAGGTCTCGAGTGTTCCACGCTACATAAAACCCTATCTAATAGTTCCGGATACGACACAACTCAGGCGAAAGATTTTGCGGCGTCTTTGCAACTCGATGGAGTAACCTCTGATATCAACACATGTGTGAATAAAGAAAACCAACCCGAGtgtaaagatttgaaattgagTGAAGTTGATGAGAATGAACTAACGGCTTCAACAATTGACCAGAATATGTCATTAAGTTCATGTAAATCAGCCTGCATGAATGATGACTGTACAAGCACTAGATATCCCACCAGACGAGTTGTCGATTACGACTCGTCAGCATCGATCAAAAATCGAATGCttaaaagaagaaaagaaatatatcgtGACGCAATTCTCAGTGACGTAATCTCGACGCGAGTGGATTTGATCGAAAGTTTACAATTATATGTACCTGACCAATCTAGGTCACCGATGAAAGGCACTTTGGAATTTCTGAAATACGGTGATGCTGCTGTCAGTGATGGAACTAGCGGATTGACATTCAGTGTGTCAAATGAAAATTCGAGTTCCATTACGTTTCCTTCATCAGAACTTGTCGATGATAATCTGACTGTGTTTTACGAAAGCGAAACGGATCCTGCACCGGAAACCGTATTGTTCGAAAGTTCATGGAAAAATCGTAAATATAACTCACAAAATGAATCCGAAAAcatcgaaacgttgaaaagGAAACTCAGTTTTGATACTGAAAACGAAAATGGAAAAAGGATGCGACAGAACGAACTGGTCGTACGTCCTATGTCAAGTACGGTAGATGATGATTTTGACGTTGCTCCGTCGATGGTGCTGCCGATAAAACTCCGGTTAATTGGTGGAAATCAATATTACATCGTTAgtccaataaagaaaaaacgaAAGATAAAAAATCGTGCAATGTCGGATCGAGAAATTTccaatttagaaaatctcatagATGAAGTTGTGAGGCGGTATTCTGTCGATTCAACTGAAACACTGCTCTGTTCTCATACGAATGATCCACCTGTCTTAATCGATGAAACGATCATCACAAGCCACAAATCATCAACATCGTCATCTAAAGCTGAATCCATTGCTCCTCAACAAAAATCCCCAGTAGTGACTCAATCTATGTGTGCTGTCCCGGATGAAGCGACCCTTCAACGTGACTCCTCTATTGCGACTGGTAATCTTCGTCAAGATTCTGCAGCTAGTCAGTTTGTTTCGCCACATGTTGATGAAGCGACCCTTCAACGTGACTCCTCTATTGTGACTGATAATCTTCGTCAAGATTCTGCAGCTAGTCAGTGTGTTTCGTCACCTGTAGATGAAGCGACCCTTCAACGTGACTCCTCTATTGTGACTGGTAATCTTCGTCAAGATTCTGCAGCTAGTCAGTGTGTTTCGCCACCTGTTAATGAAGCGACCCTTCAACGTGACTCCTCTATTGCGACTGATAATCTTCATCAAGATTCTGCAGCTCGTCAGTGTGTTTCGTCACCTGATGAGTTGACGCTTCAACTAGTTGCGCCAGTGACCCATTCATCTATCATCCAACCCGAAAATCTAGCAGCCTCTTCCAAACAAGATTCAATATCAACATATCAACAAAATAGTATTGTAAATGTTCCAGCAGATTCTACCGAGCATCGAGGTTCAAGAGGATGCAACCATGCATCTACAACAACTAAGCCTACGCTTCTTTGGAATACGTTAAACACCTCGACTAGTGAAGAATCACAGAGTTGTGAAGACCTAAGTAGTAGTTGGTCTATTCACTCTGCGCACAGGGAGTTTCAACGGGCTCTCTCGCGTGGAAGTGATGTAGATAATCGCCAACCAATACAAAACATGAACATTTGTGATGAATCTACAATGATTTCAACTGAGGACGACGCGAACAACAACATAACGCGAATTATAGATTCATCTCTCATTGATAAGGTTATAGATAAATGGTTCTCGATAATCAACGCGTCACCCGCTGAATTAAGAAACCGAAATGTTGATGGGTTGTTTCCGAAGAAAGCGTCACCCGTTGAATTCAGAAACCAAAATGTTGATGGGTTGTTTCCGAAGAAAGCGTCACCAGCGGAATTGGGAAACCGAAATGTTGATGGGTTGATTCCGAAGAAAGCGTCACCCGCTGAATTCAGGAACCGAAACGTTGATGGGTTGTTTCCGAAGAAACCCGTT GGTACGAAGTCTCATCATAACAAGAGAATAGAAACGTCAATTGATAGAACGTCATCAACTCATGAAGGAGAgccaatagaaataaaaaccagTGAGGTCCTCGCTGGCGTCCCTGCATCGACTGATAGAGGAGAACCGATTGATCTACGTATCGGTGTAAGACAGGATGGATCCACTTTTCAAGAAGAAGCTTTAAATCTTTCCTTTACAGGAGAGAAAACCCTACATAATATCCCGATCGATCTCAGTAGAAAACATTCTCGCTCCGACGACAGTGGAATACCCTCGAAAACGATTAGATTGGACGTGTCGGTGCAAACTGAGTTAGATAAGAAGTCAAACGCCGAGACACAGACATCTCCAACACTAACTCGAGAAATTAGCACGCAATCAATTACGACTCGTCAATCGTCACAATCACTACAGTTACCGTTATACAAACCGATTAAACTTCAAAACTGTTCAAATTCCCGCGCGAAACGTCTTCAAAATCAACCGAACTATAATCTTTTTAAATTAAAACCGCCTCCATCCGTCAATTCGTCGTATCACATATATCCAACTCATCGTCACCGAAATCCGACGACGAATTATAGAGATTTGAACTTCTTCAGACCACCTCTACCGTTCGGTTATCCAAACAGGGTGAATAATGTTTATCCTCCGAGAACACCAAGGGCACATTTGATGGCGAGAAATGATATACTTTATTCGTCTTCATTTTCCGGTTTACATGGAATTCAACGAAACGCGTTATAA